A window of the Cannabis sativa cultivar Pink pepper isolate KNU-18-1 chromosome X, ASM2916894v1, whole genome shotgun sequence genome harbors these coding sequences:
- the LOC115714764 gene encoding pectin acetylesterase 3 isoform X1 produces MEAQLKMMMMMVSIAALLALSAAGNASALTESHQERVFSLFDEDGSSAAAQQQPQPLMVPLTLISSAASTGAVCLDGTLPGYHIHPGSGSGANSWLIQLEGGGWCNTIRSCVYRKTTRRGSSKFMEKQLPFTGILSNKPEENPDFFNWNRVKLRYCDGASFSGDSKNEASQLNFRGQRIWLAAIQELFSKGMKNAQQTLLSGCSAGGLASILHCDEFRSFFPKTTKVKCLSDAGFFLDATDVSGGHTMRNLYKGVVSLQGIQKNLSGSCTNHLDPTSCFFPQNLVANIQTPMFLLNAAYDAWQLQASLAPPSADPSGSWNECKLNHAHCNASQIQFLQDFRNEMISAIKGFSLSSQNGLFINSCFAHCQSERQDTWFADNSPVLGNKAIAVSVGDWYFDREKVKEIDCPYPCDNTCHNLVFNNEDSSPIPNLMVYESKSTRLTTFIPQNLSSLASMTPLICFHCIILLCCQGFRMSKSMLLSYGLALILFSYNFLQSRA; encoded by the exons ATGGAAGCTCAgctgaagatgatgatgatgatggtgtcGATTGCAGCACTGTTGGCACTCTCTGCGGCTGGGAATGCCTCTGCTCTCACTGAATCACACCAAGAAAGAGTCTTTTCTCTGTTTGACGAGGATGGCTCCTCCGCCGCAGCTCAACAACAGCCTCAGCCTCTCATGGTTCCCCTCACTCTTATCTCCTCTGCTGCTTCTACTGGAGCTG TGTGCTTGGATGGAACACTGCCCGGTTACCATATTCACCCAGGCTCCGGATCGGGAGCAAACAGCTGGCTCATTCAGTTGGAG GGAGGAGGGTGGTGTAATACAATCCGAAGTTGTGTTTATCGTAAAACTACTCGCCGTGGTTCATCAAAATTTATGGAAAAACAGCTGCCTTTCACCGGAATATTGAGCAATAAACCTGAAGAAAATCCTG ATTTTTTTAACTGGAACCGAGTCAAGCTACGTTACTGTGATGGGGCATCTTTTAGTGGAGACTCAAAGAATGAG GCTTCTCAACTTAATTTCAGAGGACAAAGGATATGGTTGGCTGCCATTCAAGAGTTATTCTCAAAAGGGATGAAGAATGCTCAACAG ACTCTTCTATCTGGATGCTCTGCTGGGGGTCTGGCCTCCATACTACATTGTGACGAGTTCCGGAGCTTCTTCCCCAAAACTACCAAAGTGAAATGTTTAAGTGATGCTGGATTCTTCCTAGATGC AACTGATGTATCTGGTGGGCACACCATGAGAAATTTGTATAAAGGCGTGGTTTCCTTGCAG GGAATACAAAAGAATTTGTCAGGAAGCTGTACCAACCACCTGGATCCCACCTCG TGTTTCTTCCCTCAAAATTTGGTTGCAAATATCCAGACTCCAATGTTTCTATTAAATGCTGCTTATGATGCATGGCAG CTCCAAGCTAGTTTAGCTCCCCCATCAGCTGATCCTAGCGGTTCATGGAACGAATGTAAATTAAATCATGCACATTGTAATGCATCCCAAATCCAGTTTCTTCAAG ACTTCAGAAATGAAATGATTAGTGCCATTAAAGGTTTCTCATTGTCCAGTCAAAATGGATTATTCATAAATTCCTGTTTTGCCCACTGCCAATCTGAGAGACAAGATACATGGTTTGCGGACAATTCCCCTGTTCTCGGAAACAAG GCAATTGCGGTGTCTGTTGGAGACTGGTACTTCGATAGAGAAAAGGTTAAAGAAATTGATTGTCCATATCCATGTGACAACACCTGCCACAATCTTGTGTTTAA CAATGAAGATTCATCCCCCATTCCCAATCTCATGGTCTATGAATCTAAGTCCACAAGATTAACAACATTTATCCCCCAAAATCTGTCATCTTTGGCTTCCATGACGCCTCTAATATGTTTTCATTGCATCATTCTATTATGTTGTCAGGGTTTTCGGATGAGTAAATCAATGCTATTGTCCTATGGCCTCgcattgattttattttcatacaATTTCCTGCAGTCCAGAGCATGA
- the LOC115714764 gene encoding pectin acetylesterase 3 isoform X2, whose translation MEAQLKMMMMMVSIAALLALSAAGNASALTESHQERVFSLFDEDGSSAAAQQQPQPLMVPLTLISSAASTGAVCLDGTLPGYHIHPGSGSGANSWLIQLEGGGWCNTIRSCVYRKTTRRGSSKFMEKQLPFTGILSNKPEENPDFFNWNRVKLRYCDGASFSGDSKNEASQLNFRGQRIWLAAIQELFSKGMKNAQQTLLSGCSAGGLASILHCDEFRSFFPKTTKVKCLSDAGFFLDATDVSGGHTMRNLYKGVVSLQGIQKNLSGSCTNHLDPTSCFFPQNLVANIQTPMFLLNAAYDAWQLQASLAPPSADPSGSWNECKLNHAHCNASQIQFLQDFRNEMISAIKGFSLSSQNGLFINSCFAHCQSERQDTWFADNSPVLGNKGS comes from the exons ATGGAAGCTCAgctgaagatgatgatgatgatggtgtcGATTGCAGCACTGTTGGCACTCTCTGCGGCTGGGAATGCCTCTGCTCTCACTGAATCACACCAAGAAAGAGTCTTTTCTCTGTTTGACGAGGATGGCTCCTCCGCCGCAGCTCAACAACAGCCTCAGCCTCTCATGGTTCCCCTCACTCTTATCTCCTCTGCTGCTTCTACTGGAGCTG TGTGCTTGGATGGAACACTGCCCGGTTACCATATTCACCCAGGCTCCGGATCGGGAGCAAACAGCTGGCTCATTCAGTTGGAG GGAGGAGGGTGGTGTAATACAATCCGAAGTTGTGTTTATCGTAAAACTACTCGCCGTGGTTCATCAAAATTTATGGAAAAACAGCTGCCTTTCACCGGAATATTGAGCAATAAACCTGAAGAAAATCCTG ATTTTTTTAACTGGAACCGAGTCAAGCTACGTTACTGTGATGGGGCATCTTTTAGTGGAGACTCAAAGAATGAG GCTTCTCAACTTAATTTCAGAGGACAAAGGATATGGTTGGCTGCCATTCAAGAGTTATTCTCAAAAGGGATGAAGAATGCTCAACAG ACTCTTCTATCTGGATGCTCTGCTGGGGGTCTGGCCTCCATACTACATTGTGACGAGTTCCGGAGCTTCTTCCCCAAAACTACCAAAGTGAAATGTTTAAGTGATGCTGGATTCTTCCTAGATGC AACTGATGTATCTGGTGGGCACACCATGAGAAATTTGTATAAAGGCGTGGTTTCCTTGCAG GGAATACAAAAGAATTTGTCAGGAAGCTGTACCAACCACCTGGATCCCACCTCG TGTTTCTTCCCTCAAAATTTGGTTGCAAATATCCAGACTCCAATGTTTCTATTAAATGCTGCTTATGATGCATGGCAG CTCCAAGCTAGTTTAGCTCCCCCATCAGCTGATCCTAGCGGTTCATGGAACGAATGTAAATTAAATCATGCACATTGTAATGCATCCCAAATCCAGTTTCTTCAAG ACTTCAGAAATGAAATGATTAGTGCCATTAAAGGTTTCTCATTGTCCAGTCAAAATGGATTATTCATAAATTCCTGTTTTGCCCACTGCCAATCTGAGAGACAAGATACATGGTTTGCGGACAATTCCCCTGTTCTCGGAAACAAG GGTAGCTAA
- the LOC133032611 gene encoding protein ABC transporter 1, mitochondrial-like — translation MSSNSLKDVSRLLNGLSLVARELARHDPQSILKKALLSSGLTRGKVRSFSKPNPIPIPTSESSHQPEPQPQSQSHQDLNDDAVQPPPSPSASFSSTDVIGVNDDPVNTATASEAPTVAPLSKRRKPRERRVPSTPFSRALGFAGLGAGLAWGTVEESAKRLVYGRGDTEKDKSALSPFLSEKNAERLALALCRMRGAALKIGQMLSIQDESLVPAPILAALDIVRQGADVMPKNQLSQVLDAELGSQWSSKLKSFDFEPMAAASIGQVHRAVTKDGMDVAMKIQYPGVADSIESDIDNVKLLLDYTNLIPKGLYLDRAIKVAKEELSRECDYVLEATNQKRFRELMSNKQGFYVPMVVDDISSKRVLTTELVRGIPIDKVALLSQETRNYVGKRLLELTLMELFVFQFMQTDPNWSNFLYDEETKTINLIDFGAARDYPKHFVDDYLRMVFACANGDKHMVIEMSKRLGFLSGMESEIMLETHVQAGFVVGLPFSRPGGYDFRSANITQSLSNLGATMLKHRLTPPPDEAYSLHRKLSGAFLACIKLGAVVPCRELLLEIYEHYQFGEEGDEKLSSGIIS, via the exons ATGAGTTCGAATTCTTTGAAAGACGTAAGCAGGCTATTGAATGGGCTTTCTCTAGTTGCCCGAGAATTGGCCAGACACGATCCTCAGTCCATCCTCAAGAAAGCTCTGCTCTCCTCCGGCCTCACCCGAGGCAAGGTGCGCTCCTTTTCTAAACCCAACCCCATCCCTATTCCTACCTCTGAGTCTTCTCATCAACCTGAACCACAACCACAATCACAATCACATCAAGATCTCAATGATGATGCAGTTCAACCTCCGCCATCTCCATCCGCAAGTTTCTCATCAACGGACGTTATTGGCGTCAATGACGATCCTGTTAATACAGCTACAGCGTCCGAAGCTCCAACTGTAGCGCCATTATCGAAGAGGCGGAAGCCCAGGGAGAGACGAGTTCCTTCAACACCGTTCTCCAGAGCACTCGG GTTTGCTGGTCTGGGAGCTGGGCTTGCATGGGGAACTGTTGAGGAGTCTGCGAAGAGGCTCGTTTACGGCAGAGGTGATACGGAAAAAGACAAATCAGCTCTTTCACCATTTCTCTCTGAAAAAAACGCAGAACGTTTGGCTCTCGCGCTCTGTAGGATGCGTGGTGCAGCACTCAAAATCGGCCAGATGTTGAGTATACAGGACGAGTCTCTTGTCCCTGCTCCG ATATTGGCTGCTCTGGATATTGTGCGACAAGGTGCAGATGTGATGCCCAAAAACCAGCTCAGTCAAGTTTTGGACGCTGAATTGGGTTCTCAATGGTCCTCGAAATTGAAAAGCTTTGATTTTGAACCAATGGCTGCCGCAAGCATTGGCCAA GTGCACCGAGCTGTTACAAAGGATGGTATGGATGTCGCAATGAAAATACAATACCCTGGTGTCGCAGATAgtattgaaagtgatattgataatgtgaaactTCTGTTAGATTATACAAATCTCATTCCAAAAGGACTTTACCTTGACAGAGCAATTAAG GTTGCAAAAGAAGAGTTATCTCGCGAATGTGACTATGTGTTGGAAGCAACAAATCAAAAACGGTTTCGAGAACTGATGTCCAATAAACAAGGTTTCTATGTCCCTATGGTTGTGGATGATATATCAAGCAAAAGAGTGTTAACTACAGAGCTAGTTAGAG GGATCCCAATTGATAAGGTGGCATTGTTATCCCAGGAAACTCGCAACTATGTGGGCAAGAGGCTGCTGGAACTCACTTTAATGGAGTTATTTGTTTTTCAGTTCATGCAG ACCGATCCTAACTGGAGTAATTTCTTGTATGATGAGGAGACCAAAACAATCAATCTAATTGACTTTGGAGCAGCTCGTGATTACCCAAAACATTTTGTTGATGACTATCTAAGAATG GTTTTTGCGTGTGCAAACGGAGATAAACATATGGTCATTGAGATGTCGAAGAGGCTTGGATTCCTCTCAGGAATGGAGTCAGAGATAATGCTAGAGACTCATGTCCAAGCTGGTTTTGTTGTGGGGTTGCCTTTCTCGAGACCCGGTGGATATGACTTTCGGTCTGCCAATATCACACAAAGCCTTTCAAACCTCGGTGCGACAATGCTGAAACACAGACTCACACCACCACCTGATGAGGCGTACAGTCTACATCGCAAGCTTTCTGGTGCTTTTTTGGCTTGTATCAAGCTTGGGGCTGTTGTACCATGCAGGGAATTATTACTCGAAATATACGAGCATTATCAGTTTGGTGAAGAAGGTGATGAGAAACTATCAAGTGGCATTATATCTTGA